The Phyllopteryx taeniolatus isolate TA_2022b chromosome 7, UOR_Ptae_1.2, whole genome shotgun sequence genome has a segment encoding these proteins:
- the tm4sf18 gene encoding transmembrane 4 L6 family member 18, giving the protein MCCSVGFARSLGLALLPLALCCILANMLLLFPMGEMTYIQEGRLARYIWYFGGLGGGGLLMLVPAISFITLGKCSCCWNESLMMSGSVLAAVVGLVGASYCFVISGLALMQGPQCFTSLGWSYPFADQGGRYLLQSETWPVCLQPLHIVEWNVTLLCVLLGLAVLEFILCLLQLGSGLVNAVCRPCCYKQEYSLNA; this is encoded by the exons ATGTGTTGTTCAGTGGGCTTCGCCAGGTCTCTGGGCCTGGCTCTGTTGCCTCTGGCCCTCTGTTGTATCCTGGCCAATATGCTCCTCTTGTTTCCTATGGGAGAAATGACATACATCCAGGAGGGGCGCCTGGCCCGCTACATCTGGTACTTTGGTGGCTTGGGTGGTGGAGGACTGCTG ATGCTGGTTCCTGCTATAAGCTTCATCACTTTGGGAAAATGTAGTTGCTGCTGGAATGAGAGCTTGATG ATGTCTGGGTCAGTGTTGGCAGCGGTGGTGGGCCTGGTCGGGGCAAGCTACTGCTTCGTTATTTCAGGCCTCGCCTTGATGCAGGGTCCGCAGTGCTTCACTTCTCTTGGGTGGTCGTACCCCTTCGCAGATCAAGGAGGACG GTATCTGCTGCAATCGGAGACGTGGCCTGTGTGCCTCCAGCCACTTCACATTGTCGAGTGGAACGTGACTCTTCTGTGTGTTCTGTTGGGCCTGGCTGTGCTAGAGTTCATCCTGTGCCTTTTACAGCTGGGCAGCGGTTTAGTCAACGCTGTCTGCCGGCCTTGTTGCTATAAGCAGGAGTATAGTTTGAATGCTTAG
- the LOC133481041 gene encoding glutathione hydrolase-like YwrD proenzyme isoform X5, whose amino-acid sequence MDADLSFSSRRSPVLCLHGCVASSQPLASTVGLDVLKRGGNAADAAVAIAAALAVTEPCSTGVGGDAFCLFFNGNTGEISAINGSGRSPKGLTLEFLMGRKYSAEVPLPVFDALNVTVPGAPACWCDTVQMFGSHKLSLHEVLNGAVQLAEVGFPVAEVTAHLWSHWVSKLRDAGKELGRELLIDGQPPKHGQVFRNPALARTLKELGERGKEAFYQGRVAQAIIDIIIQHGGVMTLDDLSSHDTDVVTPISAKYKGVCLWESPPNSQGLAALLLLNILDNFPLKALGHNSADYIHILVEAFRLALTDAKSFVGDPDHVTIPLRNLLDKRFSSQRAHLINMDRVMQSVEPALMTESDTVYFCVVDSQGNACSFVNSTYMGFGTGLVPKDCGFSLQNRGASFSLLHNSVNSVAGGKRPFHTIIPALLTTCATESQKPQLLASLGVMGAFMQPQGHVQVLLNMLEFGMNPQQALDSPRVFVEYDLKENQWSVNLEEGIEQEVAEALRSRGHKVNWPVTDFKKQQLYHAALKL is encoded by the exons ATGGACGCCGACTTGAGTTTCTCTTCTCGTCGGTCACCTGTGCTATGTTTACACGGCTGCGTGGCGTCCAGCCAGCCCCTCGCTTCCACTGTAGGATTGG ATGTTCTGAAGCGTGGTGGTAATGCTGCAGATGCTGCGGTCGCCATAGCAGCAGCTCTGGCAGTTACAGAGCCATGCAGTACCGGTGTTGGTGGCGATGCCTTCTGCCTGTTCTTTAACGGCAACACCGGCGAGATCAGCGCGATAAACGGCAG tGGTCGTTCTCCCAAAGGTCTGACTTTAGAATTCCTGATGGGTCGCAAGTACAGCGCTGAGGTTCCTCTTCCTGTGTTTGATGCCCTGAATGTTACTGTGCCGGGGGCCCCTGCGTGCTGGTGCGACACCGTGCAGATGTTTGGTAGTCACAAG CTGTCCTTACATGAGGTGCTCAATGGGGCAGTGCAACTGGCTGAGGTGGGGTTTCCTGTTGCCGAAGTCACAGCTCACCTCTGGTCACACTGGGTGTCTAAGCTGCGAGATGCTGGAAAGGAACTTGGCAGAGAGCTGCTGATTGATGGTCAGCCTCCCAAACATGGACAAGTATTCCGTAACCCGGCCCTAGCACGAACTCTGAAG GAGTTGGGGGAGCGTGGAAAGGAAGCTTTCTACCAGGGCAGAGTTGCCCAAGCCATCATTGACATCATCATCCAACATGGAGGAGTCATGACCTTGGACGACCTCAGCAGCCATGACACTGATGTTGTCACTCCCATCAGCGCAAAATACAAG GGTGTGTGCCTATGGGAGTCTCCTCCCAACAGTCAAGGGTTGGCTGCCCTGCTGTTGCTCAACATCCTGGACAACTTCCCTCTCAAAG CTTTAGGTCATAATAGTGCAGACTACATCCATATTTTGGTGGAGGCTTTTCGCTTGGCACTAACAGACGCTAAAAGCTTTGTGGGCGACCCAGACCATGTGACCATTCCACTACGAAACCTATTGGACAAAAGGTTCAGCAGCCAGCGAGCCCACCTCATCAACATGGACAG GGTCATGCAAAGTGTAGAGCCTGCCCTGATGACAGAAAGTGACACAGTCTATTTCTGTGTGGTTGACAGTCAGGGGAATGCCTGTTCTTTCGTCAACAGCACGTATATGGGCTTTGGGACCGGGCTTGTCCCAAAGGACTGTGGTTTCTCTCTTCAG AATCGTGGGGCCAGCTTCTCGCTTCTTCACAACAGTGTTAATTCTGTGGCTGGGGGGAAGCGGCCCTTCCACACCATAATACCTGCACTCCTTACTACCTGTGCAACTGAGTCCCAAAAGCCGCAACTCCTTGCATCCTTGGGGGTAATGGGCGCTTTTATGCAACCACAAGGACATGTTCAG GTGTTGCTTAACATGTTGGAGTTTGGGATGAATCCACAGCAAGCTCTTGATTCACCAAGGGTCTTTGTAGAATATGACCTCAAAG AAAATCAATGGTCTGTGAATTTGGAGGAGGGGATTGAGCAGGAGGTGGCTGAGGCTCTAAGAAGTCGGGGTCATAAAGTCAACTGGCCCGTCACAG acttcaaaaaacaacagctgtatcatgcagctcttaaattgtga
- the LOC133481041 gene encoding glutathione hydrolase-like YwrD proenzyme isoform X1, with protein sequence MDADLSFSSRRSPVLCLHGCVASSQPLASTVGLDVLKRGGNAADAAVAIAAALAVTEPCSTGVGGDAFCLFFNGNTGEISAINGSGRSPKGLTLEFLMGRKYSAEVPLPVFDALNVTVPGAPACWCDTVQMFGSHKLSLHEVLNGAVQLAEVGFPVAEVTAHLWSHWVSKLRDAGKELGRELLIDGQPPKHGQVFRNPALARTLKELGERGKEAFYQGRVAQAIIDIIIQHGGVMTLDDLSSHDTDVVTPISAKYKGVCLWESPPNSQGLAALLLLNILDNFPLKALGHNSADYIHILVEAFRLALTDAKSFVGDPDHVTIPLRNLLDKRFSSQRAHLINMDRVMQSVEPALMTESDTVYFCVVDSQGNACSFVNSTYMGFGTGLVPKDCGFSLQNRGASFSLLHNSVNSVAGGKRPFHTIIPALLTTCATESQKPQLLASLGVMGAFMQPQGHVQVLLNMLEFGMNPQQALDSPRVFVEYDLKENQWSVNLEEGIEQEVAEALRSRGHKVNWPVTGHKRSQFGRGQVITIGDWWNPSTNHSDQPTRVLWAGSDPRSDGCAMGF encoded by the exons ATGGACGCCGACTTGAGTTTCTCTTCTCGTCGGTCACCTGTGCTATGTTTACACGGCTGCGTGGCGTCCAGCCAGCCCCTCGCTTCCACTGTAGGATTGG ATGTTCTGAAGCGTGGTGGTAATGCTGCAGATGCTGCGGTCGCCATAGCAGCAGCTCTGGCAGTTACAGAGCCATGCAGTACCGGTGTTGGTGGCGATGCCTTCTGCCTGTTCTTTAACGGCAACACCGGCGAGATCAGCGCGATAAACGGCAG tGGTCGTTCTCCCAAAGGTCTGACTTTAGAATTCCTGATGGGTCGCAAGTACAGCGCTGAGGTTCCTCTTCCTGTGTTTGATGCCCTGAATGTTACTGTGCCGGGGGCCCCTGCGTGCTGGTGCGACACCGTGCAGATGTTTGGTAGTCACAAG CTGTCCTTACATGAGGTGCTCAATGGGGCAGTGCAACTGGCTGAGGTGGGGTTTCCTGTTGCCGAAGTCACAGCTCACCTCTGGTCACACTGGGTGTCTAAGCTGCGAGATGCTGGAAAGGAACTTGGCAGAGAGCTGCTGATTGATGGTCAGCCTCCCAAACATGGACAAGTATTCCGTAACCCGGCCCTAGCACGAACTCTGAAG GAGTTGGGGGAGCGTGGAAAGGAAGCTTTCTACCAGGGCAGAGTTGCCCAAGCCATCATTGACATCATCATCCAACATGGAGGAGTCATGACCTTGGACGACCTCAGCAGCCATGACACTGATGTTGTCACTCCCATCAGCGCAAAATACAAG GGTGTGTGCCTATGGGAGTCTCCTCCCAACAGTCAAGGGTTGGCTGCCCTGCTGTTGCTCAACATCCTGGACAACTTCCCTCTCAAAG CTTTAGGTCATAATAGTGCAGACTACATCCATATTTTGGTGGAGGCTTTTCGCTTGGCACTAACAGACGCTAAAAGCTTTGTGGGCGACCCAGACCATGTGACCATTCCACTACGAAACCTATTGGACAAAAGGTTCAGCAGCCAGCGAGCCCACCTCATCAACATGGACAG GGTCATGCAAAGTGTAGAGCCTGCCCTGATGACAGAAAGTGACACAGTCTATTTCTGTGTGGTTGACAGTCAGGGGAATGCCTGTTCTTTCGTCAACAGCACGTATATGGGCTTTGGGACCGGGCTTGTCCCAAAGGACTGTGGTTTCTCTCTTCAG AATCGTGGGGCCAGCTTCTCGCTTCTTCACAACAGTGTTAATTCTGTGGCTGGGGGGAAGCGGCCCTTCCACACCATAATACCTGCACTCCTTACTACCTGTGCAACTGAGTCCCAAAAGCCGCAACTCCTTGCATCCTTGGGGGTAATGGGCGCTTTTATGCAACCACAAGGACATGTTCAG GTGTTGCTTAACATGTTGGAGTTTGGGATGAATCCACAGCAAGCTCTTGATTCACCAAGGGTCTTTGTAGAATATGACCTCAAAG AAAATCAATGGTCTGTGAATTTGGAGGAGGGGATTGAGCAGGAGGTGGCTGAGGCTCTAAGAAGTCGGGGTCATAAAGTCAACTGGCCCGTCACAG GCCACAAGAGGTCTCAGTTTGGGAGGGGACAGGTCATCACAATAGGGGATTGGTGGAATCCATCTACCAATCACAGCGATCAACCAACCAGGGTGTTGTGGGCAGGATCAGACCCCCGATCAGATGGATGTGCTATGGGATTCTAG
- the LOC133481041 gene encoding glutathione hydrolase-like YwrD proenzyme isoform X3 yields MDADLSFSSRRSPVLCLHGCVASSQPLASTVGLDVLKRGGNAADAAVAIAAALAVTEPCSTGVGGDAFCLFFNGNTGEISAINGSGRSPKGLTLEFLMGRKYSAEVPLPVFDALNVTVPGAPACWCDTVQMFGSHKLSLHEVLNGAVQLAEVGFPVAEVTAHLWSHWVSKLRDAGKELGRELLIDGQPPKHGQVFRNPALARTLKELGERGKEAFYQGRVAQAIIDIIIQHGGVMTLDDLSSHDTDVVTPISAKYKGVCLWESPPNSQGLAALLLLNILDNFPLKALGHNSADYIHILVEAFRLALTDAKSFVGDPDHVTIPLRNLLDKRFSSQRAHLINMDRVMQSVEPALMTESDTVYFCVVDSQGNACSFVNSTYMGFGTGLVPKDCGFSLQNRGASFSLLHNSVNSVAGGKRPFHTIIPALLTTCATESQKPQLLASLGVLLNMLEFGMNPQQALDSPRVFVEYDLKENQWSVNLEEGIEQEVAEALRSRGHKVNWPVTGHKRSQFGRGQVITIGDWWNPSTNHSDQPTRVLWAGSDPRSDGCAMGF; encoded by the exons ATGGACGCCGACTTGAGTTTCTCTTCTCGTCGGTCACCTGTGCTATGTTTACACGGCTGCGTGGCGTCCAGCCAGCCCCTCGCTTCCACTGTAGGATTGG ATGTTCTGAAGCGTGGTGGTAATGCTGCAGATGCTGCGGTCGCCATAGCAGCAGCTCTGGCAGTTACAGAGCCATGCAGTACCGGTGTTGGTGGCGATGCCTTCTGCCTGTTCTTTAACGGCAACACCGGCGAGATCAGCGCGATAAACGGCAG tGGTCGTTCTCCCAAAGGTCTGACTTTAGAATTCCTGATGGGTCGCAAGTACAGCGCTGAGGTTCCTCTTCCTGTGTTTGATGCCCTGAATGTTACTGTGCCGGGGGCCCCTGCGTGCTGGTGCGACACCGTGCAGATGTTTGGTAGTCACAAG CTGTCCTTACATGAGGTGCTCAATGGGGCAGTGCAACTGGCTGAGGTGGGGTTTCCTGTTGCCGAAGTCACAGCTCACCTCTGGTCACACTGGGTGTCTAAGCTGCGAGATGCTGGAAAGGAACTTGGCAGAGAGCTGCTGATTGATGGTCAGCCTCCCAAACATGGACAAGTATTCCGTAACCCGGCCCTAGCACGAACTCTGAAG GAGTTGGGGGAGCGTGGAAAGGAAGCTTTCTACCAGGGCAGAGTTGCCCAAGCCATCATTGACATCATCATCCAACATGGAGGAGTCATGACCTTGGACGACCTCAGCAGCCATGACACTGATGTTGTCACTCCCATCAGCGCAAAATACAAG GGTGTGTGCCTATGGGAGTCTCCTCCCAACAGTCAAGGGTTGGCTGCCCTGCTGTTGCTCAACATCCTGGACAACTTCCCTCTCAAAG CTTTAGGTCATAATAGTGCAGACTACATCCATATTTTGGTGGAGGCTTTTCGCTTGGCACTAACAGACGCTAAAAGCTTTGTGGGCGACCCAGACCATGTGACCATTCCACTACGAAACCTATTGGACAAAAGGTTCAGCAGCCAGCGAGCCCACCTCATCAACATGGACAG GGTCATGCAAAGTGTAGAGCCTGCCCTGATGACAGAAAGTGACACAGTCTATTTCTGTGTGGTTGACAGTCAGGGGAATGCCTGTTCTTTCGTCAACAGCACGTATATGGGCTTTGGGACCGGGCTTGTCCCAAAGGACTGTGGTTTCTCTCTTCAG AATCGTGGGGCCAGCTTCTCGCTTCTTCACAACAGTGTTAATTCTGTGGCTGGGGGGAAGCGGCCCTTCCACACCATAATACCTGCACTCCTTACTACCTGTGCAACTGAGTCCCAAAAGCCGCAACTCCTTGCATCCTTGGGG GTGTTGCTTAACATGTTGGAGTTTGGGATGAATCCACAGCAAGCTCTTGATTCACCAAGGGTCTTTGTAGAATATGACCTCAAAG AAAATCAATGGTCTGTGAATTTGGAGGAGGGGATTGAGCAGGAGGTGGCTGAGGCTCTAAGAAGTCGGGGTCATAAAGTCAACTGGCCCGTCACAG GCCACAAGAGGTCTCAGTTTGGGAGGGGACAGGTCATCACAATAGGGGATTGGTGGAATCCATCTACCAATCACAGCGATCAACCAACCAGGGTGTTGTGGGCAGGATCAGACCCCCGATCAGATGGATGTGCTATGGGATTCTAG
- the LOC133481041 gene encoding glutathione hydrolase-like YwrD proenzyme isoform X2, producing the protein MDADLSFSSRRSPVLCLHGCVASSQPLASTVGLDAAVAIAAALAVTEPCSTGVGGDAFCLFFNGNTGEISAINGSGRSPKGLTLEFLMGRKYSAEVPLPVFDALNVTVPGAPACWCDTVQMFGSHKLSLHEVLNGAVQLAEVGFPVAEVTAHLWSHWVSKLRDAGKELGRELLIDGQPPKHGQVFRNPALARTLKELGERGKEAFYQGRVAQAIIDIIIQHGGVMTLDDLSSHDTDVVTPISAKYKGVCLWESPPNSQGLAALLLLNILDNFPLKALGHNSADYIHILVEAFRLALTDAKSFVGDPDHVTIPLRNLLDKRFSSQRAHLINMDRVMQSVEPALMTESDTVYFCVVDSQGNACSFVNSTYMGFGTGLVPKDCGFSLQNRGASFSLLHNSVNSVAGGKRPFHTIIPALLTTCATESQKPQLLASLGVMGAFMQPQGHVQVLLNMLEFGMNPQQALDSPRVFVEYDLKENQWSVNLEEGIEQEVAEALRSRGHKVNWPVTGHKRSQFGRGQVITIGDWWNPSTNHSDQPTRVLWAGSDPRSDGCAMGF; encoded by the exons ATGGACGCCGACTTGAGTTTCTCTTCTCGTCGGTCACCTGTGCTATGTTTACACGGCTGCGTGGCGTCCAGCCAGCCCCTCGCTTCCACTGTAGGATTGG ATGCTGCGGTCGCCATAGCAGCAGCTCTGGCAGTTACAGAGCCATGCAGTACCGGTGTTGGTGGCGATGCCTTCTGCCTGTTCTTTAACGGCAACACCGGCGAGATCAGCGCGATAAACGGCAG tGGTCGTTCTCCCAAAGGTCTGACTTTAGAATTCCTGATGGGTCGCAAGTACAGCGCTGAGGTTCCTCTTCCTGTGTTTGATGCCCTGAATGTTACTGTGCCGGGGGCCCCTGCGTGCTGGTGCGACACCGTGCAGATGTTTGGTAGTCACAAG CTGTCCTTACATGAGGTGCTCAATGGGGCAGTGCAACTGGCTGAGGTGGGGTTTCCTGTTGCCGAAGTCACAGCTCACCTCTGGTCACACTGGGTGTCTAAGCTGCGAGATGCTGGAAAGGAACTTGGCAGAGAGCTGCTGATTGATGGTCAGCCTCCCAAACATGGACAAGTATTCCGTAACCCGGCCCTAGCACGAACTCTGAAG GAGTTGGGGGAGCGTGGAAAGGAAGCTTTCTACCAGGGCAGAGTTGCCCAAGCCATCATTGACATCATCATCCAACATGGAGGAGTCATGACCTTGGACGACCTCAGCAGCCATGACACTGATGTTGTCACTCCCATCAGCGCAAAATACAAG GGTGTGTGCCTATGGGAGTCTCCTCCCAACAGTCAAGGGTTGGCTGCCCTGCTGTTGCTCAACATCCTGGACAACTTCCCTCTCAAAG CTTTAGGTCATAATAGTGCAGACTACATCCATATTTTGGTGGAGGCTTTTCGCTTGGCACTAACAGACGCTAAAAGCTTTGTGGGCGACCCAGACCATGTGACCATTCCACTACGAAACCTATTGGACAAAAGGTTCAGCAGCCAGCGAGCCCACCTCATCAACATGGACAG GGTCATGCAAAGTGTAGAGCCTGCCCTGATGACAGAAAGTGACACAGTCTATTTCTGTGTGGTTGACAGTCAGGGGAATGCCTGTTCTTTCGTCAACAGCACGTATATGGGCTTTGGGACCGGGCTTGTCCCAAAGGACTGTGGTTTCTCTCTTCAG AATCGTGGGGCCAGCTTCTCGCTTCTTCACAACAGTGTTAATTCTGTGGCTGGGGGGAAGCGGCCCTTCCACACCATAATACCTGCACTCCTTACTACCTGTGCAACTGAGTCCCAAAAGCCGCAACTCCTTGCATCCTTGGGGGTAATGGGCGCTTTTATGCAACCACAAGGACATGTTCAG GTGTTGCTTAACATGTTGGAGTTTGGGATGAATCCACAGCAAGCTCTTGATTCACCAAGGGTCTTTGTAGAATATGACCTCAAAG AAAATCAATGGTCTGTGAATTTGGAGGAGGGGATTGAGCAGGAGGTGGCTGAGGCTCTAAGAAGTCGGGGTCATAAAGTCAACTGGCCCGTCACAG GCCACAAGAGGTCTCAGTTTGGGAGGGGACAGGTCATCACAATAGGGGATTGGTGGAATCCATCTACCAATCACAGCGATCAACCAACCAGGGTGTTGTGGGCAGGATCAGACCCCCGATCAGATGGATGTGCTATGGGATTCTAG
- the LOC133481041 gene encoding glutathione hydrolase-like YwrD proenzyme isoform X4: MDADLSFSSRRSPVLCLHGCVASSQPLASTVGLDVLKRGGNAADAAVAIAAALAVTEPCSTGVGGDAFCLFFNGNTGEISAINGSGRSPKGLTLEFLMGRKYSAEVPLPVFDALNVTVPGAPACWCDTVQMFGSHKLSLHEVLNGAVQLAEVGFPVAEVTAHLWSHWVSKLRDAGKELGRELLIDGQPPKHGQVFRNPALARTLKELGERGKEAFYQGRVAQAIIDIIIQHGGVMTLDDLSSHDTDVVTPISAKYKGVCLWESPPNSQGLAALLLLNILDNFPLKALGHNSADYIHILVEAFRLALTDAKSFVGDPDHVTIPLRNLLDKRFSSQRAHLINMDSQGNACSFVNSTYMGFGTGLVPKDCGFSLQNRGASFSLLHNSVNSVAGGKRPFHTIIPALLTTCATESQKPQLLASLGVMGAFMQPQGHVQVLLNMLEFGMNPQQALDSPRVFVEYDLKENQWSVNLEEGIEQEVAEALRSRGHKVNWPVTGHKRSQFGRGQVITIGDWWNPSTNHSDQPTRVLWAGSDPRSDGCAMGF; encoded by the exons ATGGACGCCGACTTGAGTTTCTCTTCTCGTCGGTCACCTGTGCTATGTTTACACGGCTGCGTGGCGTCCAGCCAGCCCCTCGCTTCCACTGTAGGATTGG ATGTTCTGAAGCGTGGTGGTAATGCTGCAGATGCTGCGGTCGCCATAGCAGCAGCTCTGGCAGTTACAGAGCCATGCAGTACCGGTGTTGGTGGCGATGCCTTCTGCCTGTTCTTTAACGGCAACACCGGCGAGATCAGCGCGATAAACGGCAG tGGTCGTTCTCCCAAAGGTCTGACTTTAGAATTCCTGATGGGTCGCAAGTACAGCGCTGAGGTTCCTCTTCCTGTGTTTGATGCCCTGAATGTTACTGTGCCGGGGGCCCCTGCGTGCTGGTGCGACACCGTGCAGATGTTTGGTAGTCACAAG CTGTCCTTACATGAGGTGCTCAATGGGGCAGTGCAACTGGCTGAGGTGGGGTTTCCTGTTGCCGAAGTCACAGCTCACCTCTGGTCACACTGGGTGTCTAAGCTGCGAGATGCTGGAAAGGAACTTGGCAGAGAGCTGCTGATTGATGGTCAGCCTCCCAAACATGGACAAGTATTCCGTAACCCGGCCCTAGCACGAACTCTGAAG GAGTTGGGGGAGCGTGGAAAGGAAGCTTTCTACCAGGGCAGAGTTGCCCAAGCCATCATTGACATCATCATCCAACATGGAGGAGTCATGACCTTGGACGACCTCAGCAGCCATGACACTGATGTTGTCACTCCCATCAGCGCAAAATACAAG GGTGTGTGCCTATGGGAGTCTCCTCCCAACAGTCAAGGGTTGGCTGCCCTGCTGTTGCTCAACATCCTGGACAACTTCCCTCTCAAAG CTTTAGGTCATAATAGTGCAGACTACATCCATATTTTGGTGGAGGCTTTTCGCTTGGCACTAACAGACGCTAAAAGCTTTGTGGGCGACCCAGACCATGTGACCATTCCACTACGAAACCTATTGGACAAAAGGTTCAGCAGCCAGCGAGCCCACCTCATCAACATGGACAG TCAGGGGAATGCCTGTTCTTTCGTCAACAGCACGTATATGGGCTTTGGGACCGGGCTTGTCCCAAAGGACTGTGGTTTCTCTCTTCAG AATCGTGGGGCCAGCTTCTCGCTTCTTCACAACAGTGTTAATTCTGTGGCTGGGGGGAAGCGGCCCTTCCACACCATAATACCTGCACTCCTTACTACCTGTGCAACTGAGTCCCAAAAGCCGCAACTCCTTGCATCCTTGGGGGTAATGGGCGCTTTTATGCAACCACAAGGACATGTTCAG GTGTTGCTTAACATGTTGGAGTTTGGGATGAATCCACAGCAAGCTCTTGATTCACCAAGGGTCTTTGTAGAATATGACCTCAAAG AAAATCAATGGTCTGTGAATTTGGAGGAGGGGATTGAGCAGGAGGTGGCTGAGGCTCTAAGAAGTCGGGGTCATAAAGTCAACTGGCCCGTCACAG GCCACAAGAGGTCTCAGTTTGGGAGGGGACAGGTCATCACAATAGGGGATTGGTGGAATCCATCTACCAATCACAGCGATCAACCAACCAGGGTGTTGTGGGCAGGATCAGACCCCCGATCAGATGGATGTGCTATGGGATTCTAG